In the genome of Lathyrus oleraceus cultivar Zhongwan6 chromosome 4, CAAS_Psat_ZW6_1.0, whole genome shotgun sequence, the window aaaaataaaaataaaaaagtaaaatGACTAATTTAATAGACTAAAAAATGTTCTACTAAATTAATAATGGCTTAAATATAATCCATGAGGTTGTTGGAATTAAATCTTTTCTATTCCTCTGAGCTTCATTTCAGGCGTAATGAAAGGTGATTAGAGTTCAATTTTCATTTGTGTTGCTTGATTTGAACCTGCAttggaaaataaataaattggattattaAGGTCAAATTTTATGTGTCTAATGAAAATGATATTTCATTAATATGtcaaaaattatatatatatatatatatatatatatattatatatatatatatatatattatatatatatatatatatatatatatatatatatatatatatattatatatatatatatatatatatatatatatattatatgtatgtatatatatgGTTTATTATACCGTTGAAActtggtgagtgtattggtgttTCCCTGTTTGAAGTTTGGCCAAATCCCATCTGAACAATGGTGTTTAAGTCCTCCTCAGAAAATGTTAATGCAAACTGTAAAATcattagaaaaaaaattaattaagaAAAGTTCAAAACAATAGTGAAATAATCTAATTTTATATTACATAATTAATTAAGTAAttgataaattttttaaaataatttttaaaaaattctACTATTATCATAATTTACATATCTAAGATGTTTAAGATATTTATGATGACCGTCCATATTAAAAATGTCCACGTtaaagtaaaaaaaaattaatttcaaaattaTTATACAATTTTATTAGTTTGAAAAACCAAATTATCAATTTATAGAAAAATATTGAAAGAAAATTGTTACCTGAGatccattttcattaaatccATTTAGTGAAGGTAAATGCATGCCAAGATTATGGCACAAAGAAGAATCCAATGAATCCACTAAGCAATGTGTCCCACTTCCATTAGGAATGTTACTATGAATAACTTGATTTTGTTGAATTTGTGTCCCATAAAAAGATGGTGCTGTGGAATCTAATTGGAATATTGAGTTTTGCAATGAATTATTTGATTGAAATATCTGAAATCACAAccaaaaaaaaatcataaaataaataaataaaaagcaAAAAAGTTTGTTGAAAAAGCTAAGTGACTTGAAACTTACATCTTTTGATACAACAACACTTTCAATACTTGTGTTAACAGAAGACAATTTCATAGACAAAAactgaaaagaaaaaaaaataacaataacTTAATGAGCaagaaaacaaaaataattaCTACATTTCATAATTGAGATCAATGCTTATTGGTGAAGAATTGATTACCTCAACTTGACGTTGTAATGACTGAACATAATTTATAATTTCATCTAGCATAAGTGCTTTTCCAGTAACCTATAAAGAATGATCAATAATTTAGTAAAATGTACAATTTCTGCTAACATGAAATTAAATGATATAACTTGTAATCCAATTTAATAACTTTTAAGTTTTACATACCTTATTGCAACCTGGTACCAGATCTTGAAGAAGTTTCATTCTTTCACTTATTTTCTCCCTCCGGACCTATGTAAAAAAtcaaaatttatatttaaatttGATCCATTTAATCTAAATTTAATGATTGATATATTGACGGCGAAATGTGTATAACAAAAAGCGGTAATTCTTACGCGTTCGGCAAGGCTGTGACTGTCAGTAGCTTGCCCTCTTCTTGCTCTGACATGAATGTAATCTTTTTGAGGTTCAGGAGCTTTTGAGTTACTCTTGTTCTGTTTCTCTTCCTCtgcattattattattagtagCAACTTTTTTGGAATCTTCCTCTATATTTATGCCAccattttcatttttctcacCCTCATTTGACTTGCTTTTCTTTGCATTTAAGTCTTCACCACCCTAAAGTAAAAAGAAAAATATGACTTTCAGACATTTCTCAAAAGcattaaaaaaaatgaaattcaTTTTAGTCTATGgtaaaaacattaaaaaaaagttaaatCAATTCAGTTGATAGCTGTGTAATAACATCCATATAGATTTGAAGGTTTAGAGCTCTACCTTGTTAGGATTGGAAGAGTTTGAAGCTTTTCCTTTAAAAGAACTTTTTCTTTTCCTTGAATTCATATCAAGTGAAGCTTTCGCATCAATTTCACCACCATTTGGAGTATTTTGCTCTGAGATTGTAGATTCCTCTTGAGAATTAGCCACTTCCATTCTCTCATATTCTTGTTGCAATGGTGAATTCTTGTTATCTTTGTTAACCATTTGGGTTCCAATTGTTTTGAGGGAAGGACTACTCGAAACTCTTGGCAGTAACTTGGCTCCATTTTCCATTAAATTAACAGATCTTTGAGCTAACTCAACATTGTTCATCATCACCAACTGGTTAGTACTTCTCTCATTGAAACTCTTGCTACCAAAGCAAGAAAATTTTGCAGCCCTTTGAACGAAACCAGGATCAGGTGAAAATTCAGGCATTGATTTTCCTCCTAAATGGTTCATCATTGGAACAACGTTGTTGAGCTTAGAATGTTGCTGTGAGATCTCACCAAAATTTCCCAACTTTCCAATCAATTCTCTCATCATAACATTCTCAGTTGGAGGCGATGCAGGAGACGAGACAATTGAACTAAGTGCTGAATCAAAGTTGAGATTTTGATCCGTTGACTTATCCCAATTTGGGTTGAAAAAACAACCTTGGGATTGATTTGAGGAAGAATTCAGAAGTGACGGTTGAACTTCCATGGATGAAGAAAGCGATTGCCATGTTGGCATTGGAGAGTTCGAAGAATTAGGTGACGGTTCGAATCCAGCATTCAAAAAGAACTGGTTTTCCATTGTGGAATGGATAATTTTTCAGATCAAGATTATGATGGATGAATAATACGAGACAGAACAAAATGAACTTAATTTTGAggttgtttttgttttgtttatgttaTTTTTTTGTATGTCCTTGAAACTAGAATCAGAATTGGGTTTGGATTGGAATTGAGATTTGAGAGGAAAGAGTGTTAGGGGAAAAGAGAGAGAAGGGAAAGGGAGGGAAGGAAAAAGATTAGGCTATCATGGGGTTAAATAGACCCAAAGGACAAATACAAATTTTGGGTTTACTATTCTTTATAATAATTATATTACTATTACTAAAGGAACTTTAGTAAAGTGTGTCATACAGGTAAACTATAAATATAGAACTGTTGTTATTCAAAGTACATTGTTCTTAAGAATATTTAATAAAAATTTGAATAATAGAATATTAGGAATATTtcaatattttaatatttttggTTAGATATTCTATTTTTTGAAGTATTGGTTGAGATAATTTTATTTATAAGAAGATTAATAAATATATTGAAGAGTGAGTGAGTAATtagtaattaattaatttatCTGTGTTATTTTTGGAGTATGGGAGGATCAATCTCCGTAAAAGGCGGAGGAGGGTGTGTATACTGCCGGGCATTGAACGTCAAAACAAAAACCCAAAATGTCTCCTGCCCATCCTTTTCTTAAACTTTTGCATATAATGGAAGCCAGTAAATATCGATAGCTCCATTCTACTTATTCTAATTTACTTTTTTGTTGCTGCATATTTATTCATTACATTATATTTgtttcaatttaatttttaagtATTCCTGCATGTTCAATTTGTTTTAGTTTTCTTGTGTTTGCTTGAAAGTGCGTTGGTTGTCAGCTTTTAAATCAGGATCATAAGAGACTCAATCATTTAAGAGTTCATGCAAGTTTTGTCAAAAATATGCATTACAAGTTTTCAAATATCATCTTTAATATCCTTCCAAAATATTTTAAAGAAAATGAACTAGAACCCATTCAAACTAGAGGCTTTATAAACTTTTATTCTCATTAGAGTTTGATAGACTTTTTGTTTCAATTATGGCAAAGAGAGTATTCTTCCCGTCGAAAGACAAAGTTCTAGAGGCTACATTAGGGACAATAAGATGATCCTTAatacatttttaaaaaaagaaattgaaattCTCGAAAAACATAGTGTCATTGTTCGTTCACCATTCACCACACAACAAAGTGATACTATAAACTTTATTTCTCTAAAGACGAATAAATTTTGCATGTAAAAGACACAGGTGTTACAACTCCCAATCTAATTCATTGCTTTCTCGATTTTGAATCAAAAAGTTTCTTTCTTGAAGAAAATATTCTCATATTTTTTAAGAAATTCAAATTTGAAGGATAATAAGTATTCTGGGCTGGCCAAAGACTCAGATAGTTGAGGTCTAATTTATCTCAAATCCACTCCATTTAATCTAAGATATAAAAGTCAGTTCACGCGGAAAGCAATGCACATTCTCTAATCTCCATTTTCACTACATTCATCTTAAATCTTGAACTGACATGTGAGTTAGACTGATAACCTTGTAAGTCCACTCTGCGCCGCCACACCGAAGATCAACACCATTGGTTCAAGTTCCTCAGTTCACCAACTGCATTCAATTCTGGTTCTAGAATGTAACAATGACGCCGTTTATGGGAATTGACATATGATTCTTTTGTTTCCTGAAATTCCATGTTCGCTCTTCAATTCACCAGTGCATGACCTTCGAGGATCACCAAATCAAGAGCGATTAGAATAAAATATGAAGATCATTTGTATTTGATTCAATCAATCATCATTTCAACTACGGTTCGTCGAATTTTCGACTCTCTGATTCCCGCGAGAATGCCGCTTGGTAAAAGAATGAATTATACTATACCCAAATCCAAATCTACGCTAGAAGTACCAAAGAGTATAGTTAATTGCCTTCAAGGTCATGCTGAAGATTCTTGATCATCCTTCTGATCTCGCGATTACCTTAATTATTCATCGTTGGCGCGATACTTACTATGACGACTTCATAGATACGGTAAGGTCATAGCTACTAGTGGCGAAGATCCGTCACTGGAGCACCTTCCTCAAGGTAACAAAGGATCTCTAAACGATGAACGAAGACCACCTCAAGCCAGATCTAATATATCGCAATTAAACTCATATCATGATGAAAGCTATTTAATCACGACGAAATGAAGTGAATATTCAACGTAAACTATAGTGATCAAAGCAATGATCACCATAGATAATGATAGGCACCTCCATGACACGAAGTGCTAGACATTTCGATTATACTTTACTACATTTTCTTCTCGTCACTTAGAACCAAAATGTAGTTGCTTTCGGCGGTGTTGTGCTGGTAAAGCTCCTCTTCCATAAGGTTTGGGAATATTATGTCAAGAGATAAAGGTGTCTGAATGTACGTACATTCGAAGAAGAAAACCGTTTAGGAAACTACAGTTAAGAGCCGCCCGACAATCCCAATAGTTTCCACTAATGCAAAGTCCACATAATGACTCATAAGCAACATCCCTCAAGTATAAATTCCCAATCTGATGCGGCTAAATGACTGAATCGTCAAAGACATCTTTGGCCAGCAGTTACATTTAATTCCTTGATCAACAATGTTATTTTGTAACAAGATTATCAAGTGAAGGAGGTGAGACAAACTCCATCTGTGAGGGTTGGGGAGATGAGCCTCTAAAGGAATCTCACTTTTGTCTGACCATAGTCTTGGCTTATTCAAATGtgcactacgccaaataagggaaaagagggcgctttttttggcctataacagcgctttaaagcgccctctaatcgggcgctggcataggtaaagacagcgctttttttcctggtgaaagcgctgtctaaagtggctctttaagccctttaagggccactttagagggcgctttttaaagaaagcgccctctaaagtggaaacatttaagggtttagagggcgcttttactggaaagcgccctctaaagtggaaacttttaagggtttagagggcgcttttactggaaagcgccctctaaagtgaaaatttaaagggtttagagggcgcttattttggaaaacgccctctaaagtgggtggttatttaattttttttttttaaaaagcgctatatttttttatttattttagacaacctgtatattgaagcagtacacctaaaactgtataatttgaagccctttttcacacattgcattcaacaagccttatatacaacaatccatacatatacaacaatccactgatatataatcgtttaacttctaaagattctaaatatacaaccaattcataacttaaaaagaaataaaattaagtagcaaaagcatctctgagatgtatgtttttttttgctagcagcagtcttcttagcaacaacctctttttgttcaatatcaatagcatgaacctaaaatatcataaaattagttaggtgatgtataagatcaagaattaacattttctatgcataaatatcatataattgtgtttataccttttttttatgcaactgactcgatttgctgcgtaatccccttatatttttggtcccttatcttttgaagatagaattgatatttgtttagatggacatgttccattgtcgtagagggatactttcaaatatccagcatcatcatctacgcgaatgaggcttgacgacaatggaacatctccatctaaacaaatatcaattgatactttcaagtatcccttgccccttgcacgaatgattgacttcataatagccattttacctgtaataaagaaaacaattaaaatcagatgacaaatgtaaaaacaattaaaatcataaaagtcattttacctgtaataaagaaaacaattaaaatcatttgacctgtacctttttcactaagttctctttcttttcttggttggaatatgttctacatgtctcttaacaacacggacggttggattgatccaaataccctcattatgatcatttctaatatatgaatcatttgatataatattctcatcttgatcatttctggtaaacgattcaatctcaacatcaatatcaccttgatctccagtgttttcatcaattactttgttggaaaaaagaactatagaccatttcgtacttttcggatcattgacatagaacacttgtctagcttgagaggctagaataaaagactcatctttgtatcccaccctattaagatccacttgcaaaaatcctgacttatccattcgaatgccgttattattttcaacccacttgcaaccaaatataggaatctgaaacttctcataatcaaacacccaaatgcgctcgataacaccaaaatacgacagatttgcaaatttggggtttaagtccttcacacttgatatgtgcattgcttcagctaccacggtgacaccactattctgcatagtacttttatcatcttgttctttggtataaaatgtgtatccattaatcgcgtatgcgctataagaaaaaacatggaaacttggaccatatgctaagcatctcaacctttctgttattaaagcgggatctgaataatactttgaataaatatgatccttaaaccaaggtataaaacatcgattgtgctctcgtactatccaattttcatttctattgggatttaaacctcggagaacatccttgtgaatttcaacatacggctcaacctcattctcattgtgcagaacatacaaatgcacttgatcccgttcgacccttgatactgccacgattttatttccaattagattttttccttctttcttttcgacaagctgagacttggggagtccgattgactgaacattagacaaatattcagtacaaaactcaatcacttcttcaacaatgtatctttcaaccatacaaccttctggtcgacttcggttcttcacgtacccttttaatattttcatataacgttcaacagggtacatccatctcatataagctggtccacacaattgtgtctctttcacaagatgaacaactagatgtaccattatgtcaaaaaatgatggaggaaaaaacatttcaagctcacacaaagtaataacgatttctttttgcaacattggtaagatcgcaggattgatcaccttactgcaaattgacttgaagaaagaacacaacttagttatagagcttcttactttttctggaagaatagaacgtatacctatttggagaaaatgttccattataacatggcaatcatgggtctttaaactctttaacttgaggtctttcatagacacaagtcttctaatatctgaagagtacccttctggaactttaacttcacttagaaacttacacaatgtttttttctcctttctagatagagtataagtagcaggcggtagatatgttcgttttcctttcttcaagggtcctaattcatTTCTTATTCCCATtgctatcaagtcctttcttgccttaaggccatccttagactttccttgtatattgagtaacgtgccaataacactttcaaatacatttttttcaatattcataacatcaagaaaatgtctcacatacaaggacttccaatacggcaattcaaaaaaaactgacctcttcttccacccacttttgacaagtgtgtgggcaaaaggcttgccaaactgagtatccaaatctttcaccttttcaaaaatttgatcacccgtcaatataggtggagctctaccttgttctgtctctccattgaacgcctttctccatccacggtagtgatgatttgaatttaagaatctccgatgaccgagaaagacattcttctgaccaaactccaagcgcttccaatctgttttatcttcgcaaataggacacgcacattgaccttttatgctataccctgatagatttttgtatgctggaaaatcattaattgtgccaaacaacatcgccctcaagttgaaactttctttcctatatccatcataaacctccacaccggtctcccacaaaatctttaaatcttcgattaagggcttcaagtacacgtctatgtcattccctggttgtttaggtccagaaatcaacatagacaacatcatgtacttacgcttcatacatagccatggaggtaggttataaatcataataatcacaggccatgtactgtgtgagatactctggataccgtgtgggttcattccatcagtagataatgccaagcgaaggtttcttgattcttctccaaattcaggataatcattatcaattttcaaccactgtggtgaatctgccggatgtcgatactttccatctataattctttcatctgcatgccaggtcaagtgtcttgaatcggtttcactacgaaacatgcaTCTAAATCTCGaaataacaggaaaataccacaagacttttactggagacaacttgttcttatatcgcgagacaccgcatttaggacactcatttaacgatgcatactcatttcgaaacaaaacacaatcgtttggacatgcatgtatcttatcatagctcatgccaatagagcacaacatctttttggtctcatatgttcgattgggaagaacattatcctcaggaagcatatctttcaaaagggctaataactctgtgaaacttttatccgaccatccattgcccgcctttaagttgtatAACTTTAATACCGCAaacaatcttgtgaatttagtgcaaccatcatacaaaggtttctctgcatcacttaccaacctctcaaacatttcgggacaatccttaagatctccttcaagtgcttctgcaatctcttcaactcgatcacaatcgtatgtatctgcgccactatagtttgaggcataggtcgtactatcccccggttcaacattctcgttacttttctcaccatgcaaattccaacatgtataacttcgatcaattccatgcctcattagatgcgatgtcaactgaactgcgtcaacccgtttcccataacaacaacccaagcaaggacatatcattctactggggtcttcggcgtgcgcaacggcaaacttaacaaattctgataccccattctcgtactctctcgacaatcgattggaagacatccatgtattatccattactaattagaataaacaaaaaacaatttcagaagagaaaccaattTCAGAAGATactctgtgcagggcattcatgtctccatttactctatcaaataacatccatacctaaacttcttaagttactagctacgctatgtactGGTTGGCTGTTAATGAAGAATTCAAACACATTCagacctaggtttctaatgatactggtgttgacacaaaatcagatgttcataggtcgtataaccctaactactgggtaatgtagtcccattgcatgcgctatcatggtcactaaaaaccaaccgtcaattgcctaataaacccaaactatttaaatgactatgaatattgaaactttacaggtcgaaacaaacgtagcatagataacaataacataaaactgaaatggggcaaagctaaaacaaagcaatagtgcaagaaatagggcaaagctaaaacgaaacaaacgtacctttgattggtagaaggaggaaacgtcgtagatctaacagaggtggaaggagaacgccttagaaccctaacgtgaaaaagaacgaaaataacagagagtgaaataacaaaacgcgcagtatgttataattttaatgtttactaaaggggaccttagagggcgcttgtggaaaaaagcgccctctaaagggggcctaagagggcgcttatggaagcgctctctaaggctttccagaagcgctttataagctggaaatgcacatggacttataacagcgctttattaaaagcaccctctaagggtaaccttagagggcgctttctaaaaagcgccatgtattgttgtcctTCTATCTCgtccttattttttcgtttcaccttagagggcgctttattacaaaagcgccctctaaagtgcgctgtctattgctccttattttttcacttcactttagagagcgcttttgtaataaagcgccctctaaggtgcgctgtctattccagtttttggcgtagtggtgATCGTATGCTAGAAGATAAACGTCCACAACTTATATAAGTAATTTGTCAGTCACACCTCGATTGACCAGGGCGAGTATCTGCACTAAAGTCAGAGGGGAACATGGGTATTACCACCTCGTTGGTCACAAGGAATTGCATTTGAATATTCTGAAAGACAATTTGTGACTCCATATTTCTGAGGTCGTCCTCAAGAAATATATTCAAGGAAGTTGACCAGCCTGTGTTACCCATCGAATACGAATTTCCAAAGACATCTGAAGTGGACCATCAACTTATTGGGATGATTAAGATAAGGTTAGCTACATCGACACCTCAACCAACTAAATAAAATATGATATAAAATAGGGAAATATATCCTTACCTTTGTGTTTATTAGTTAAATACTCTTTAAATTTGTTTCCTAGTTTCAACAGTCGATATCCTACTTGTTAAATGCTGCAATCACAAAGAATATTATATGTTTCATGTAGGATGACGAGAGTCAGCCTTTTAATACAAGTTTCACGTCCAAGGATAACGATTCTAAATGTAGATGGAACCCCCCACCCTCACCCCTTCGGATCTAGCCAATCCAAGGGCGTTATATGGTAGAACCTAGAGACGCCCACCTCGATCTGAGTCATACATTGGGGGAAGGGAAGGGAATCTTACCCTTGGTTGGGGAACGGTCCTCTGTAACATGGAACATGATACAAAGATGTGACCACGCCTTGTCGGATCTAGACACCACCTCAGAGAAAACAAATACACACTGATTCAATGAATGCTAAATTCAACATACAAATACACATTGATCTAGTGAATACCAACTACAACATACAAATACACATTGATTCAGTGAATGCTAACTACAACAAACAAATACAAACTGATTCAGTGAATTCTAACTACACCAAACAAATACACATTGAATTAGTAGACACTCATTACAGCGAACAAACATAGCAACCAAACATGGTGGAAAACAACGTCTGATGCGCTAAATCGTGAATTACAAAAGACAATTGTCAAGCAAGTTCAAAGGGAACTTCAAAGTACCTTGACATGACACACCGCATGTGCACGATTATGCAAAGTAGTAAAAAGATATCGAACCACAAAGACCAATGGCTTAAGTAGCTAATTTTGTCCTATCGGTGTATATATAGAGAAATCAAAAATAAAACAACTTAAAAGAAAAAGCACTTAAATGAAAAATAACTTATTTGctaaattaattaattttcaaTTGAGGCAAACAAGACCTAGGATTATGG includes:
- the LOC127076547 gene encoding transcription factor bHLH78; this translates as MENQFFLNAGFEPSPNSSNSPMPTWQSLSSSMEVQPSLLNSSSNQSQGCFFNPNWDKSTDQNLNFDSALSSIVSSPASPPTENVMMRELIGKLGNFGEISQQHSKLNNVVPMMNHLGGKSMPEFSPDPGFVQRAAKFSCFGSKSFNERSTNQLVMMNNVELAQRSVNLMENGAKLLPRVSSSPSLKTIGTQMVNKDNKNSPLQQEYERMEVANSQEESTISEQNTPNGGEIDAKASLDMNSRKRKSSFKGKASNSSNPNKGGEDLNAKKSKSNEGEKNENGGINIEEDSKKVATNNNNAEEEKQNKSNSKAPEPQKDYIHVRARRGQATDSHSLAERVRREKISERMKLLQDLVPGCNKVTGKALMLDEIINYVQSLQRQVEFLSMKLSSVNTSIESVVVSKDIFQSNNSLQNSIFQLDSTAPSFYGTQIQQNQVIHSNIPNGSGTHCLVDSLDSSLCHNLGMHLPSLNGFNENGSQFALTFSEEDLNTIVQMGFGQTSNRETPIHSPSFNGSNQATQMKIEL